One window of Streptomyces sp. NBC_00273 genomic DNA carries:
- a CDS encoding CBS domain-containing protein, protein MKHIKVGDLMTDEVVSVLTSTPFKDVAKLLAQHDISGLPVLDDEDRVLGVVSESDLIGRVASDHPPLGEEPGAGRGGAVFPSEVTFTAGEAMSAPAVTVHADETAAGAARLMARRGVERLPVVDDEDRLVGIVTRRDLLWLFLRPDSEIRHRVVADILVDTMGLGADAVTVHVVDGIVTLEGRLERQSQVPVLIRLTSQLDGVVAVAPRLTARIDDSLLTPPHRSALGMSL, encoded by the coding sequence ATGAAGCACATCAAGGTCGGAGACCTGATGACCGACGAGGTCGTCTCGGTTCTGACGTCCACCCCTTTCAAGGATGTCGCCAAGCTGCTCGCTCAGCACGACATCAGCGGACTGCCGGTCCTCGACGACGAGGACCGAGTGCTCGGCGTCGTCTCCGAGAGCGACCTGATCGGTCGCGTAGCCTCCGATCACCCACCGCTGGGCGAAGAGCCCGGTGCCGGCCGAGGTGGGGCCGTGTTCCCGTCCGAGGTGACGTTCACCGCTGGTGAGGCCATGTCCGCACCGGCCGTCACGGTTCACGCGGACGAGACCGCGGCAGGAGCCGCCCGGCTGATGGCCCGCCGGGGAGTCGAGCGACTGCCGGTCGTGGACGACGAGGACCGCCTCGTCGGCATCGTCACCCGCCGTGACCTGCTCTGGCTCTTCCTGCGACCGGACTCGGAGATACGACACCGCGTGGTCGCGGACATACTCGTGGACACCATGGGGCTGGGCGCCGATGCGGTCACCGTCCACGTGGTCGACGGCATCGTGACGCTGGAGGGCCGGCTGGAGAGACAGAGCCAGGTTCCGGTCCTGATCCGCCTCACCAGCCAGCTGGACGGTGTGGTCGCAGTCGCCCCCCGCCTGACGGCCCGCATCGATGACTCCCTGCTCACCCCACCACACCGAAGCGCCCTGGGGATGTCTCTGTAA
- a CDS encoding universal stress protein, with product MEGTTSSSELGAVIVGVDGSEPARQAAMWAAAEAVRRERPLHIVHGSDTDGRVLYVSAKTIEHVRRAGRELLDATVAAVTERFPGLQVNPEFSRSAPVPSLHQSAGLHGTIVVGSRGLGGFSSLMLGSVGLKVAAGAKTPVIIVRGTENGADTGAVLAAVRDEHDLDCARYAAREAQIREGSLRLLHVWNILQSVGEVVTLLDDVEEIANEQVHHLNAVADRIREEFPDLTVQVDADKSTSVASVLVEASRQADLLVMGGRRSPSYLGPTLGRVTHSLVHHAHCPVQLIPRHTDKDGSES from the coding sequence ATGGAAGGCACCACGAGCAGCTCTGAACTCGGCGCCGTCATCGTCGGCGTCGACGGCTCCGAACCGGCCCGCCAGGCAGCGATGTGGGCAGCGGCGGAGGCCGTACGCCGCGAGCGTCCGTTGCACATCGTGCACGGGTCCGACACCGACGGCCGGGTCCTCTACGTCTCGGCGAAGACCATCGAGCATGTCCGGCGGGCCGGCCGTGAACTGCTGGACGCCACGGTGGCCGCGGTCACGGAGCGGTTTCCCGGCCTGCAAGTCAACCCCGAGTTCAGCCGTAGCGCACCTGTCCCGAGCCTCCACCAGTCCGCGGGCCTCCACGGCACCATCGTGGTCGGCAGCCGGGGGCTGGGCGGTTTCAGCTCCCTCATGCTCGGATCGGTCGGCCTCAAGGTCGCAGCGGGAGCGAAGACGCCCGTCATCATCGTCAGAGGCACCGAGAACGGCGCCGACACGGGTGCGGTGCTCGCCGCTGTGCGCGACGAACACGACCTCGACTGCGCACGGTACGCCGCACGCGAGGCACAGATCCGCGAGGGCTCGCTACGGCTGCTGCACGTGTGGAACATCCTGCAGTCCGTCGGCGAGGTCGTGACCCTGCTCGACGACGTGGAGGAAATCGCCAACGAGCAGGTCCATCACCTGAACGCCGTGGCGGACCGGATCCGCGAGGAGTTCCCGGACCTGACCGTGCAGGTGGACGCGGACAAGAGCACGTCAGTGGCTTCTGTACTGGTTGAGGCCTCGCGCCAGGCGGACCTGCTGGTGATGGGCGGCCGACGGTCACCCAGCTACCTCGGGCCCACCCTCGGGCGGGTCACGCACAGCCTGGTCCACCATGCCCACTGCCCCGTACAGCTCATTCCGCGCCACACGGACAAGGATGGGAGCGAATCGTGA
- a CDS encoding universal stress protein: MTDADEHQEIVVGIDPARDWRLPVAWAVDEAGRRRLRLRLVVAVPPQHDTQHVDDTPRSIALHQEASDALGAAAAWSRERHPEVEAVVDLVEGFPAPAIGRLSRRARMIVLGSRHLSRTSEFLSAGSLVVPVSAQAQCPVVVVGDAEHVTQQPPYLVVGIDGSESSKAALAIAFEEADLRGAKLRAVSVWQPPLFLHHDEEAALQGQRRMLSETTAGWSQEYPDVVLTHEVLTGHPVEELAGAAEHALAVVVGRRGKGGYTGMRLGSVVHGLLHRAHCPVITVPVR, encoded by the coding sequence GTGACCGACGCGGACGAACACCAGGAGATCGTCGTCGGCATCGACCCGGCCAGGGACTGGCGTCTGCCCGTGGCCTGGGCGGTGGACGAGGCCGGGCGACGCCGGCTACGGCTGCGACTCGTCGTAGCCGTACCTCCCCAGCACGACACGCAACACGTCGACGACACGCCGCGCAGCATCGCCCTGCACCAGGAGGCCTCGGACGCCCTCGGCGCGGCTGCCGCCTGGAGCAGGGAGCGACACCCGGAGGTCGAAGCGGTCGTGGATCTCGTCGAGGGGTTCCCCGCTCCGGCGATCGGTCGACTGTCGAGGCGGGCCCGCATGATCGTGCTCGGCTCCCGTCACCTGAGCCGGACCTCGGAGTTCCTCAGCGCCGGCTCCCTGGTCGTCCCCGTCAGTGCGCAGGCGCAGTGTCCGGTCGTCGTCGTGGGCGACGCCGAGCACGTCACTCAACAGCCGCCCTACCTGGTGGTGGGCATCGACGGAAGCGAGTCCTCGAAGGCGGCCCTTGCGATTGCGTTCGAAGAGGCCGACCTCAGGGGGGCCAAGCTGCGTGCCGTGTCGGTGTGGCAGCCACCGCTGTTCCTGCACCACGACGAGGAGGCCGCGCTCCAGGGGCAACGACGCATGCTGTCCGAGACGACGGCAGGTTGGTCGCAGGAGTACCCGGACGTCGTGTTGACGCACGAGGTGCTGACCGGTCACCCGGTGGAGGAGCTCGCCGGTGCCGCCGAGCACGCCCTCGCCGTGGTCGTGGGCCGTCGAGGCAAGGGCGGTTACACGGGCATGCGACTCGGATCGGTCGTCCACGGGTTGCTGCACCGGGCGCACTGCCCGGTGATCACGGTTCCCGTGCGGTGA
- a CDS encoding class I SAM-dependent methyltransferase produces the protein MSESEQGLADVQRAHWQQTYGDHPGMYGEEPSDPAVHAAAVFRTVGARKVLELGAGHGRDALYFARQGFSVLATDFSPAGLEQLREAAAAQDVAGRVTTAVHDVREPLPLANTSVDAVFAHMLLCMALSTQEIHALVAEVRRVLRPGGVFVYTVRHTGDAHYQAGAGHGDDIWEHGGFAVHFFPRDLVDALARSWTLDEVAAFEEGGLPRRLWRVTQTVPR, from the coding sequence ATGTCGGAGTCGGAGCAGGGGCTGGCCGATGTTCAGCGTGCGCACTGGCAGCAGACCTACGGCGATCATCCCGGCATGTACGGCGAGGAGCCGTCCGATCCAGCGGTCCATGCCGCTGCCGTCTTCAGGACCGTCGGTGCCAGGAAGGTGCTGGAGCTGGGTGCCGGCCACGGCCGTGATGCGCTGTACTTCGCCCGCCAGGGATTCTCCGTATTGGCCACTGACTTCAGCCCGGCGGGTCTGGAGCAGCTGCGCGAAGCCGCCGCGGCCCAAGACGTCGCGGGGCGGGTCACCACAGCGGTCCACGACGTCCGCGAGCCTCTGCCGCTCGCGAACACCTCGGTGGATGCCGTGTTCGCGCACATGCTGCTCTGCATGGCGCTGTCCACCCAGGAGATCCACGCCTTGGTCGCCGAGGTGCGACGGGTACTGCGGCCGGGCGGAGTCTTCGTCTACACCGTCCGTCACACCGGGGACGCGCACTACCAGGCCGGTGCCGGGCACGGAGACGACATCTGGGAACACGGCGGCTTCGCCGTCCACTTCTTCCCCCGCGACCTGGTCGACGCCCTCGCCAGAAGCTGGACTCTGGACGAGGTCGCCGCCTTCGAGGAGGGCGGCCTCCCCCGGCGGCTGTGGCGCGTCACGCAGACCGTCCCTCGGTGA
- a CDS encoding ISL3 family transposase, with translation MGGVQVGDLLLPGVAVEIDQLVLTDVEVRVAVRSRAVSAACPGCGRRSSRVHCYYQRTLADRPVAGRRVRIELRARRLVCGNEQCDRRTFAEQIPGLTHRHARRTDALTAQLTDVALFLGGRPGARLFQRMTIDTCKDTLLRLIRKLPLPSSGSVPHLGVDDFAVRRGRTYATILIDMATHRPIDVLADRAAATFASWLQNHPEVRIVCRDRAGSYRDGAQVGAPQAMQVADAWHLLNNLAQAVERVIGRHRADLRQPLTSHDDRTDDGPASEGRDREELDLNGRPRPLVARTRERHQQIHERIQRGDSLRAIARDLRLSRGTVNRFAHAAEVDELLLAAIHRPALIDDYRLYLHHRWMEGCTNASALTREIQRLGYRGNVNTVRRHLKPYRHGAIPLTAPLPHLTVRRVTDWIMRRPERLNDVERKGLDELCERNPALATTVAYARRLALMVRDRRSEHLALDVWMADVRLDGQRELRTLANGMRRDRAAIQAALTTTYTSGAVEGNVTRVKLLKRQMYGRANFDLLRRRILLSP, from the coding sequence ATGGGTGGGGTTCAGGTCGGGGATCTTCTTCTGCCGGGTGTCGCAGTGGAGATCGACCAGCTGGTTCTGACGGATGTGGAGGTCCGGGTCGCCGTGCGATCAAGGGCCGTGTCGGCGGCCTGTCCCGGATGCGGGCGGAGATCTTCGAGAGTGCACTGCTACTACCAGCGGACTCTGGCGGATCGTCCGGTCGCCGGCCGGCGTGTGCGGATCGAGCTACGGGCGCGTCGACTCGTCTGCGGGAACGAGCAGTGTGACCGCCGGACGTTCGCCGAACAGATACCGGGCCTGACGCATCGCCATGCACGCCGCACCGACGCACTCACCGCCCAGCTCACCGACGTGGCCCTGTTCCTGGGCGGCCGGCCAGGCGCTCGCCTGTTCCAGCGCATGACCATCGACACCTGCAAGGACACTCTGCTCCGGCTGATCCGTAAGCTGCCGCTCCCCTCGTCGGGATCGGTGCCGCATCTCGGCGTCGACGACTTCGCCGTTCGCAGGGGACGGACCTACGCGACGATCCTCATCGACATGGCAACCCACCGCCCGATCGACGTCCTGGCCGACCGGGCCGCAGCGACTTTCGCGTCCTGGCTGCAAAACCATCCTGAGGTCCGGATCGTCTGCCGTGACCGTGCAGGCTCCTACCGAGACGGGGCCCAGGTCGGTGCCCCGCAGGCCATGCAGGTAGCCGATGCCTGGCACCTCCTGAACAACCTGGCGCAAGCAGTCGAACGGGTCATCGGACGGCATCGCGCTGACCTGCGACAGCCTCTCACCTCACACGATGACCGGACCGACGACGGCCCGGCCTCCGAGGGCCGCGACCGCGAAGAGCTGGACCTCAACGGGCGGCCACGACCTCTGGTCGCCCGCACCCGCGAACGCCACCAACAGATCCACGAACGCATCCAACGTGGCGACAGCCTTCGCGCCATCGCACGCGACCTGCGGCTCAGCCGCGGCACAGTCAACCGCTTCGCGCACGCCGCAGAAGTCGATGAGCTTCTCCTCGCGGCCATTCATCGACCCGCGCTGATCGATGATTACCGCCTCTACCTGCACCATCGCTGGATGGAAGGCTGCACCAACGCCTCCGCGCTCACCCGGGAAATCCAGCGGCTGGGCTACCGCGGCAACGTCAACACCGTCCGCCGGCACCTGAAGCCCTACCGCCACGGCGCGATCCCACTCACCGCCCCCTTGCCACACCTGACCGTCCGCAGGGTCACCGACTGGATCATGCGCCGACCCGAGCGCCTCAACGATGTTGAGCGAAAGGGTCTCGACGAGCTGTGCGAGCGGAACCCAGCGCTGGCGACGACCGTCGCTTACGCACGCCGCCTGGCACTCATGGTCCGCGACCGCCGCAGTGAACACCTCGCTCTCGACGTCTGGATGGCCGACGTCCGCCTCGATGGACAACGCGAACTCCGCACCCTGGCCAATGGCATGCGACGCGACCGCGCGGCCATCCAGGCCGCCCTCACCACGACCTACACTTCCGGAGCGGTCGAGGGCAACGTCACGCGGGTCAAGCTCCTGAAGAGACAGATGTACGGCCGCGCCAACTTCGATCTCCTACGACGCCGCATCCTGCTCTCACCATGA
- a CDS encoding SHOCT domain-containing protein, translated as MFWYDHGMGGWGWVAMSFSMVLLVALAIAGVVLLLRSVDRFPSGPVQPPAAPSAKQVLAERFARGEIDEEEYEQRLTALRAHGPGQGRPGSGEN; from the coding sequence ATGTTCTGGTACGACCACGGAATGGGCGGATGGGGCTGGGTCGCCATGTCGTTCAGCATGGTCCTCCTCGTGGCCCTGGCCATCGCGGGAGTCGTGCTGCTCCTCCGCAGTGTCGACCGTTTCCCCTCGGGCCCAGTGCAGCCCCCGGCTGCGCCTTCCGCCAAGCAGGTGCTCGCCGAACGGTTCGCCCGAGGCGAGATCGACGAGGAAGAGTACGAACAACGTCTGACCGCACTGCGTGCGCACGGGCCGGGTCAAGGCCGGCCTGGATCGGGAGAGAACTGA